The following are from one region of the Gottschalkia purinilytica genome:
- a CDS encoding flavodoxin yields MKKLTIIYWSGTGNTEEMAKLIEQGAKEGGAETRLVNVSEATIEDVEQADIVALGSPSMGAEVIEEQEMEPFVESIEGIVNDKIVGLFGSYDWGTGEWMENWVERMNGCGAKVVGDGCIVNLSPEGEEAEKCKAYGKSLTEV; encoded by the coding sequence ATGAAAAAGTTAACAATTATTTATTGGAGTGGTACTGGAAATACGGAGGAAATGGCAAAATTAATAGAACAAGGAGCAAAAGAAGGTGGTGCTGAAACTAGATTAGTAAATGTAAGTGAGGCTACTATAGAAGATGTAGAACAAGCGGACATAGTAGCATTAGGATCACCTTCTATGGGAGCAGAAGTAATAGAAGAACAAGAAATGGAACCATTCGTAGAATCGATAGAAGGTATAGTAAATGATAAAATTGTTGGATTATTTGGATCCTACGATTGGGGAACAGGAGAATGGATGGAAAATTGGGTAGAAAGAATGAATGGATGTGGAGCAAAAGTAGTAGGAGATGGATGCATAGTTAACTTATCACCAGAAGGTGAAGAAGCGGAAAAATGTAAAGCATACGGTAAAAGCTTGACAGAGGTATAG
- a CDS encoding DUF3793 family protein, translated as MEDLKINFFRKLNSMSEIEYMEHFITYLISPVITGIKPSSTITLSNSTKNIYEIWNLYGEKFLNKFGLESLVLKKFPEGAVILIYNRKVLEQHIFINENKEFLCELGYGKDLTLKDCLLCLKHKFEQVSFPHESGIFLGIPINDVKGFINNRNCLLCGYWKVYDDCEKAKEIFKLYDKSKEIILTNILKGENLELMIKSISNIYTDQLRYIS; from the coding sequence ATGGAAGATTTAAAAATTAATTTTTTTAGAAAACTAAATAGTATGAGTGAAATTGAATATATGGAACACTTTATTACCTATTTAATTTCTCCAGTTATAACAGGTATAAAGCCATCTTCCACAATAACATTAAGTAATTCTACGAAAAACATATATGAAATCTGGAATCTATATGGAGAAAAATTTTTAAATAAGTTTGGCTTAGAAAGCTTAGTATTAAAGAAATTTCCTGAAGGAGCAGTAATATTAATTTATAACAGGAAAGTTTTAGAACAGCATATATTTATAAATGAAAATAAAGAGTTTTTATGTGAACTAGGATATGGTAAAGATTTGACATTAAAAGATTGCTTATTATGCCTAAAGCATAAATTTGAGCAAGTATCTTTTCCACATGAAAGTGGTATATTTCTAGGAATCCCAATAAACGATGTAAAAGGATTTATAAATAATAGAAATTGCTTGCTATGTGGATATTGGAAAGTATATGATGACTGTGAAAAAGCTAAGGAAATATTCAAGCTTTACGACAAGTCTAAAGAAATAATTTTAACGAATATATTAAAAGGAGAAAACTTGGAGCTAATGATAAAGAGTATTAGCAACATATATACAGATCAGTTACGCTACATTAGCTAA